The Pseudopipra pipra isolate bDixPip1 chromosome 6, bDixPip1.hap1, whole genome shotgun sequence genome includes a region encoding these proteins:
- the MOB2 gene encoding MOB kinase activator 2 isoform X3, whose protein sequence is MFSSSLVVFCGQELCGRKSKGKPNGKKPAPEEKKLYLEPEYTKSRITDFEFKELVMLPREIDLNEWLASNTTTFFHHINLQYSTISEFCTGESCQTMAVCNTQYYWYDERGKKIKCTAPQYVDFVMSSVQKLVTDEDVFPTKYGKEFPNSFESLVKKICKYLFHVLAHIYSSHFKETLALELHGHLNTLYTHFILFIREFNLVDPKETTIMDDLTEVLCSSSGSSSNGSGNGSSNSAGAQNHVKER, encoded by the exons GAAGTCCAAGGGAAAGCCAAATGGTAAAAAGCCAGCACCAGAAGAGAAGAAACTTTACCTAGAGCCAGAATACACAAAATCCAGAATTACTGACTTCGAATTTAAGGAGCTAGTGATGTTACCACGAGAAATAGACCTCAACGAGTGGCTTGCCAGCAACA caaCAACTTTCTTTCATCACATCAACTTACAGTATAGTACAATCTCAGAATTCTGTACAGGAGAGTCATGTCAGACCATGGCAGTGTGCAATAC ACAGTACTACTGGTATGATGAGCGGGGAAAGAAGATCAAGTGCACTGCTCCTCAGTACGTTGACTTCGTCATGAGTTCGGTGCAGAAACTAGTGACAGATGAGGACGTCTTTCCAACAAAATACG GCAAGGAATTCCCAAACTCATTCGAGTCCCTAGTGAAGAAGATCTGCAAGTACCTGTTCCATGTGCTGGCCCATATCTACTCCTCACACTTTAAGGAGACTTTGGCACTGGAGCTGCACGGACATTTAAACACACTCTACACACACTTTATCCTATTCATCAGGGAGTTCAACCTCGTGGACCCTAAAGAGACCACCATCATGGATGACCTCACAGAggtcctctgcagcagcagcgggaGCAGCAGTAATGGGAGCGGCAATGGGAGCAGCAACAGCGCAGGAGCACAGAACCATGTGAAAGAGAGATGA
- the MOB2 gene encoding MOB kinase activator 2 isoform X5 — protein MDWLMGKSKGKPNGKKPAPEEKKLYLEPEYTKSRITDFEFKELVMLPREIDLNEWLASNTTTFFHHINLQYSTISEFCTGESCQTMAVCNTQYYWYDERGKKIKCTAPQYVDFVMSSVQKLVTDEDVFPTKYGKEFPNSFESLVKKICKYLFHVLAHIYSSHFKETLALELHGHLNTLYTHFILFIREFNLVDPKETTIMDDLTEVLCSSSGSSSNGSGNGSSNSAGAQNHVKER, from the exons GAAGTCCAAGGGAAAGCCAAATGGTAAAAAGCCAGCACCAGAAGAGAAGAAACTTTACCTAGAGCCAGAATACACAAAATCCAGAATTACTGACTTCGAATTTAAGGAGCTAGTGATGTTACCACGAGAAATAGACCTCAACGAGTGGCTTGCCAGCAACA caaCAACTTTCTTTCATCACATCAACTTACAGTATAGTACAATCTCAGAATTCTGTACAGGAGAGTCATGTCAGACCATGGCAGTGTGCAATAC ACAGTACTACTGGTATGATGAGCGGGGAAAGAAGATCAAGTGCACTGCTCCTCAGTACGTTGACTTCGTCATGAGTTCGGTGCAGAAACTAGTGACAGATGAGGACGTCTTTCCAACAAAATACG GCAAGGAATTCCCAAACTCATTCGAGTCCCTAGTGAAGAAGATCTGCAAGTACCTGTTCCATGTGCTGGCCCATATCTACTCCTCACACTTTAAGGAGACTTTGGCACTGGAGCTGCACGGACATTTAAACACACTCTACACACACTTTATCCTATTCATCAGGGAGTTCAACCTCGTGGACCCTAAAGAGACCACCATCATGGATGACCTCACAGAggtcctctgcagcagcagcgggaGCAGCAGTAATGGGAGCGGCAATGGGAGCAGCAACAGCGCAGGAGCACAGAACCATGTGAAAGAGAGATGA
- the MOB2 gene encoding MOB kinase activator 2 isoform X2, producing the protein MDFFKKFVFHRSIFMCRKSKGKPNGKKPAPEEKKLYLEPEYTKSRITDFEFKELVMLPREIDLNEWLASNTTTFFHHINLQYSTISEFCTGESCQTMAVCNTQYYWYDERGKKIKCTAPQYVDFVMSSVQKLVTDEDVFPTKYGKEFPNSFESLVKKICKYLFHVLAHIYSSHFKETLALELHGHLNTLYTHFILFIREFNLVDPKETTIMDDLTEVLCSSSGSSSNGSGNGSSNSAGAQNHVKER; encoded by the exons GAAGTCCAAGGGAAAGCCAAATGGTAAAAAGCCAGCACCAGAAGAGAAGAAACTTTACCTAGAGCCAGAATACACAAAATCCAGAATTACTGACTTCGAATTTAAGGAGCTAGTGATGTTACCACGAGAAATAGACCTCAACGAGTGGCTTGCCAGCAACA caaCAACTTTCTTTCATCACATCAACTTACAGTATAGTACAATCTCAGAATTCTGTACAGGAGAGTCATGTCAGACCATGGCAGTGTGCAATAC ACAGTACTACTGGTATGATGAGCGGGGAAAGAAGATCAAGTGCACTGCTCCTCAGTACGTTGACTTCGTCATGAGTTCGGTGCAGAAACTAGTGACAGATGAGGACGTCTTTCCAACAAAATACG GCAAGGAATTCCCAAACTCATTCGAGTCCCTAGTGAAGAAGATCTGCAAGTACCTGTTCCATGTGCTGGCCCATATCTACTCCTCACACTTTAAGGAGACTTTGGCACTGGAGCTGCACGGACATTTAAACACACTCTACACACACTTTATCCTATTCATCAGGGAGTTCAACCTCGTGGACCCTAAAGAGACCACCATCATGGATGACCTCACAGAggtcctctgcagcagcagcgggaGCAGCAGTAATGGGAGCGGCAATGGGAGCAGCAACAGCGCAGGAGCACAGAACCATGTGAAAGAGAGATGA
- the MOB2 gene encoding MOB kinase activator 2 isoform X6 has translation MEKSKGKPNGKKPAPEEKKLYLEPEYTKSRITDFEFKELVMLPREIDLNEWLASNTTTFFHHINLQYSTISEFCTGESCQTMAVCNTQYYWYDERGKKIKCTAPQYVDFVMSSVQKLVTDEDVFPTKYGKEFPNSFESLVKKICKYLFHVLAHIYSSHFKETLALELHGHLNTLYTHFILFIREFNLVDPKETTIMDDLTEVLCSSSGSSSNGSGNGSSNSAGAQNHVKER, from the exons GAAGTCCAAGGGAAAGCCAAATGGTAAAAAGCCAGCACCAGAAGAGAAGAAACTTTACCTAGAGCCAGAATACACAAAATCCAGAATTACTGACTTCGAATTTAAGGAGCTAGTGATGTTACCACGAGAAATAGACCTCAACGAGTGGCTTGCCAGCAACA caaCAACTTTCTTTCATCACATCAACTTACAGTATAGTACAATCTCAGAATTCTGTACAGGAGAGTCATGTCAGACCATGGCAGTGTGCAATAC ACAGTACTACTGGTATGATGAGCGGGGAAAGAAGATCAAGTGCACTGCTCCTCAGTACGTTGACTTCGTCATGAGTTCGGTGCAGAAACTAGTGACAGATGAGGACGTCTTTCCAACAAAATACG GCAAGGAATTCCCAAACTCATTCGAGTCCCTAGTGAAGAAGATCTGCAAGTACCTGTTCCATGTGCTGGCCCATATCTACTCCTCACACTTTAAGGAGACTTTGGCACTGGAGCTGCACGGACATTTAAACACACTCTACACACACTTTATCCTATTCATCAGGGAGTTCAACCTCGTGGACCCTAAAGAGACCACCATCATGGATGACCTCACAGAggtcctctgcagcagcagcgggaGCAGCAGTAATGGGAGCGGCAATGGGAGCAGCAACAGCGCAGGAGCACAGAACCATGTGAAAGAGAGATGA
- the MOB2 gene encoding MOB kinase activator 2 isoform X4 — protein MRLKRNGSYTLNGKSKGKPNGKKPAPEEKKLYLEPEYTKSRITDFEFKELVMLPREIDLNEWLASNTTTFFHHINLQYSTISEFCTGESCQTMAVCNTQYYWYDERGKKIKCTAPQYVDFVMSSVQKLVTDEDVFPTKYGKEFPNSFESLVKKICKYLFHVLAHIYSSHFKETLALELHGHLNTLYTHFILFIREFNLVDPKETTIMDDLTEVLCSSSGSSSNGSGNGSSNSAGAQNHVKER, from the exons GAAGTCCAAGGGAAAGCCAAATGGTAAAAAGCCAGCACCAGAAGAGAAGAAACTTTACCTAGAGCCAGAATACACAAAATCCAGAATTACTGACTTCGAATTTAAGGAGCTAGTGATGTTACCACGAGAAATAGACCTCAACGAGTGGCTTGCCAGCAACA caaCAACTTTCTTTCATCACATCAACTTACAGTATAGTACAATCTCAGAATTCTGTACAGGAGAGTCATGTCAGACCATGGCAGTGTGCAATAC ACAGTACTACTGGTATGATGAGCGGGGAAAGAAGATCAAGTGCACTGCTCCTCAGTACGTTGACTTCGTCATGAGTTCGGTGCAGAAACTAGTGACAGATGAGGACGTCTTTCCAACAAAATACG GCAAGGAATTCCCAAACTCATTCGAGTCCCTAGTGAAGAAGATCTGCAAGTACCTGTTCCATGTGCTGGCCCATATCTACTCCTCACACTTTAAGGAGACTTTGGCACTGGAGCTGCACGGACATTTAAACACACTCTACACACACTTTATCCTATTCATCAGGGAGTTCAACCTCGTGGACCCTAAAGAGACCACCATCATGGATGACCTCACAGAggtcctctgcagcagcagcgggaGCAGCAGTAATGGGAGCGGCAATGGGAGCAGCAACAGCGCAGGAGCACAGAACCATGTGAAAGAGAGATGA